The Acinetobacter wuhouensis genome includes the window TATGATTTTGAAATTATTTCAAATATCACCATAGTTCAGTCATGTGCCATGAATGATTTCATATGGTGATATTTTTACACTTCGTTTAGAAAATTAATGATGGGCACCACACTTACGGCACTCTTTTATCACACTATTTTTTCCAATTTCATATTCAAAACTATGGATACACAATAATTTTCTAATCATCTGAAACATTGCAAAACTCCTTCTGACTATTTCGTCGTAAACGATAGTTTCATCCTAAAACATCAATACCTTAGCAAGGTATAAGATATATTTATCACATTTTATTCTAAAAATGTAAACTTTATTTTTCATTCTTTAGTAGTATATTCCAAACGTTTTTTCACATTAATTTCGATAGATTTTTTTCATATTACGATAATTCTTAAACTATTGTTTTTATTGGTTAATAATTCACATAATCTAAAAAAATATTTGTCTTTTTTCTTGATTTAATCCGACTTTTATATAGGATGAAATAATAGCTTTTTCTATTTGAATCATCTTTTCCCAATAGAAAGCTTTAGAAAAATTAATATTCAATATTTATCAATATGATTATAAAGGAATTTTATATGCAAGGACGTATGATGCAACAACCACTGTTAATCAGTAGCCTGATTGAACATGCGACTCGTTATCACAGTGATACAGCGATTATTTCAAAAAATACTGATGGTACGATCACCACAACCAATTGGGCTCAAGTTGCTGAAAACTCAAAACGCTTTGCCAACGCCTTATCTGATTTTGGACTCACACTTGGTGATCGTGTTGCCACAATTGCATGGAATAATCATCGACATCTTGAATCGTGGTATGCCATCTCTGGAAGTGGTCTAGTGTGTCACACCATTAACCCACGTTTATTTCCAGAACAACTTATTTTTATTATCAATGATGCTGCCGATAAAGTGGTGCTGTTTGATAAAACATTCCTACCTTTGATCAAAGCTGTTAAACCACACACACCTACAGTCGAACACTTTGTCTATCTCGGTGCTTTTGATCAAGATGTTGCTGATGCAATTCCTGATGTTAAATTTTATGATGTATTGATTGCGAACCATTCTGCACAATTTGAGTGGCCTGAATTAGAAGAAAATACCGCGAGTTCGCTGTGCTATACCTCTGGAACAACGGGTAATCCTAAAGGCGCATTGTATAGCCATCGTTCAACCATTTTGCACACCTATGCCATCGCACTACCTGATTCACTCAATCTGTCGGCAAAAGATGTCATGTTGCCAGTCGTACCGATGTTCCATGTCAATGCTTGGGGTACGCCTTATGCAGCAGCGATGGTCGGTTGTACCGTAGTACTCCCTGGTCCAGGCTTGGATGGCGCAAGTTTAGTACACATGATTGATGAATATAAAGTCAGCATCGCACTCGGTGTTCCGACGATTTGGCAAGGTTTATTGGCTGCAGCTCAACAATCAGGTAGTAAGCTTGATAGCTTGAAACGTAATGTCGTTGGTGGTTCTGCATGCCCTGCTGCCATGATGAAAGCATTTAGAGATATTTATCAGTGTGAAACCATTCATGCATGGGGCATGACTGAAATGAGTCCTCTAGGTACAGGTAACCAACTTAAAGCTAAACACTTACAGTTGAGTGATGATGAAAAACTCAATATCCGTCTTTCTCAGGGTCGCCCACCATTTGGGGTAGATTTACGTATTACTGATGAAGAAAATGGAACCAATGAAGTCGCACGTGATGGACACACTACGGGTAACCTTCAAGTCAAAGGTCATTGGATTATTGACTCGTACTACGGTAAATCGAGCAATGCATTGAGTGCTGATGGTTGGTTTGATACAGGTGATATTGCTACGATAAATGAAGATGGTTACCTGCTTCTCAGTGACCGTGCCAAAGACTTGATTAAGTCAGGTGGTGAATGGATTTCATCCGTAGAACTCGAAAATATTGCCATGAATCACCCTGAAATTGCGATGGCTGCAGCCATTGCGGCTCAACATCCAAAATGGGATGAACGCCCAATTGTGATAGCGATTAAACATAAAGACAGCCAGATTACCGAACAAGATTTATTAGATTACTACAGCGATAAAATTGCAAAATGGCAAATTCCTGACAAAGTCATTTTTGTTGATTCAATTCCGCTTACTGGTACAGGAAAAATGTTGAAACGTGATTTACGTGAACAATTTGGGAATGTCTTACTGACTGAATAATCAAATCAATATTTGAATCAAAACTTAAATAAAATGCCCAATTCATATTGGGCATTTTATTTATAACAATTTAAAATTTAAAACTTTTTACATTTAAGTTTTAAACCAGTTTTTAAATAAGCTAAATGAGTTGTGAATTTTGCACTTTAAGTATTTTATTTTTCATTTGCTTCGTTTGTGCTAAATCAAAACTCAATAAAAAAGTCTCTCCTGCAAATGCCACATTTTCGTGTAAAACACGCATGGTCTGCACAATCGCGTCTTCATCCACTTTACCGAATCCTTGTTTCAGGCTAAAACCAAGTACATAGCATGGAACATGTGCTAAATATTGAGTTTGTTTTCTCACCAAATAGACTTTTTTGATGTTTGAATAGGCTTTCAATTGCGACAACAACGCTTCCAATTCAATATCCGTTAAAGCATGTGGAATAAATTGATCTCGCGCTGTCACTTGCTCTCTTTCCTGCATCGCATTCTGTTCAAGCTCTACCCTATCTAATAAAAGCAGCTGATACTTATCCGCTAGGGTCGAATTCTGTTGAGATAAATAAAATTGTTGCAACGTTTCATATACTTTAACTTGATAAAACTCATTCAATTCAGCTGCGCGCTCTAAGATTTCACACCCCAAATCATTTTTTCGCTCAATCAAGAATTGTCCATAAATAAAATTGACACGTGCATTATCTGAATCCTGCTGATACAAGACTTCACAAAGCTGAAATGCGCGTTCAGGATCATGTGCAATACGCTCTGTTAAATCAATATGATCAATTGTTTCATCTTCAGTCAGAGCAACACTTTGTTCAATTTTCTGATTGAGCTCATCCAAATATTCCTTTTGCTTTTGAATATTCTGATAATGATTCTGCCAGCTTTCGAGTACATCACTTTGCCATTTTTGATCAAAAATTTGAGTAATTTCAATCAAACGAGAACCGAGTAATCGATCAGATTTAGCTTCATTGCTCACCCATGCAACTTTGGCAGGCTGTCCGATTGCATCTAAACGATCTTGTAAAGATGGATGTGTATCCTCAAAACTGGTTTTTAGACTCAAAGATTGATTTAACCAAAGCTGTGTTTTGTCATTTTGCGCAAAGTCTGTTAATCGTTGTACATAACCCAAATAAGGTGACACATTTGGTTTTGGCATCTCTTCTGCATGCTTAAAAATGGTCGGCCAAAATTCTTCATTTAAATAACAACCAACTATATTTACTGTACTTAAAGTTTCTGCAACCGTTTCAGCAGAAGTTAATTCTACCGAAATTCTATCCGCCTCGTACTCGTTTGCCCGTGCAATTGGAAATGAATAAGCTGCAAAATAAGGCACAAATCGCTTAAAAAACGGACGAAATATAATATCAATTCGGCTGGCATTTTGTTCAACCAACATATAGAGCTGTGACCAACGAATACGTTGCCGATAAATCCAATTGGCTGCTCTTGCATGATTTTTCGATAAATGCCCAAATTCATGTGCTAAAACTGAGGTTAATTGCTCAGTTGAAAGCGATTGCATCAAAGGCAAACCAATAATCAAATAATTTTCATCATGCCCCAAGATACCCAATCTTGGGCGTTGTACCACTGCTGCATTGAACTCCTCTGTAATAAGCACATGGTGAAAATGTGGCGAATTTAATTGTTCACGCAGTCGATGAATAATCTGAAACAATTCAGGAGCATCTTGTTGAAAAATTTCAATACCTTGTGGTTTATCTACACTCACCCAAAGTGAACGAACAATGACATATAGAAATATTGCCACTGGAATGATAATTTTAATTGCAAAAGCCTTCAGCACAAGAATGGATAAGCAAGCCAAGACCAATAAAATCAGTAGAACAATCACACCAAAAGCAATATACAAATTACCCAACCAAGCTAAAAGCGTCACCCTTGCTTGATATTTTTTAGGATTTTCCTTTAAAGCCTGTTCTAATTTCTCAATACGTTTTTGATCATACATTTATTATTTTTCCAAACTTAAATCGGAGTAAAACAACGCAGTTACAGCATGGAATAATTTATTTATTAAATCAACTTAAACCTCTTTTTATCGACAATATGCAAACTGACCCACAAATAAAAACTCGGACAAATTGCCCGAGTTTTCTAGTTAACTATTTTTTCTAAGCGCTTAAACTCTTAGGCTAGAATCTCCAGTGATAGAACAAGTCGATGGCTTTCTCAAGTGACTGACTCGCTTCCAAATATAAACGTTTATTCATTTGATAACGCAAGGTTAATTTATTCACTGGGGTAAATACACCTACACCATAACGAATATAAAGATCTGGTGTGATATAACCTGTCAAACTGACTTGCGTATCATCTCCAGTACCCTGTGCATCAAACGACAAACCACTTAGACCAAAAGTACGTCCAATTTGATTGGTAAATGCCCGAGTTCCACCCAAACCTAAACTAATCCCTGCTGCTGCAATTGTGTTATTTACATCAGATTTGAAGCCTTCCGCATTACTCAAACCACTCGAACCTTCATTAATACGACCAGTAATCAACGCATTCATTGCTTCTTGATCAGACAGTCCTGCATCATTATAAACCTGAATATTCGGACTCGTCGCTGTACCTGTTACACGGATACCCACCGTACTGCCTGAAATGCTCTTATTGGTATCAACATCAAGCGTTGGATTTGCCAATGGTCCATTGAAACGCGCAATTGCACGATTTAAATCAAGACGCTGACCATAAGCTTCGATCACGACTTTTTGGCTCACACCAATTGCACCATTGGCACGCATAGCGCTTTCTAAACCGCGTTGTGATAAATACAAACGCCCAATCAGAGGAATACGACTATTAAAGCCTTGGAAAATAACTTTATCACCTAAGTTCACAGAAACATCAGCACGAATATCCCAAGGTTTCGCAGCTTTTAAAATAGCCAGTTGGTTTTGTCCCTCTTTGACGATCCGAACATCTGGAGATACGTTTACCACTGTTGCACTTGATTCAGGCATTGAAATCAACGCACTTGGCACATCAACTTTACCATTAACTTTGATACGACGACTTAAAGGTAAGGCATCCAGTTGTATATCTGTATCGACCACTGCTGTGATCAATGGCGCTTGACGAATTAATAATTTATCGCCTTTCACACGTAATTGGACATGTGGATCATTTTTCCAATCAATTGAGCCATTAATCTGACCGACACCACGACCACTGTTGAATGCACCATTAATCGTTGCAGTATCTTGACGTATTGACGAATAGAGTTGAATGTTATTTAAATTGACAGGCAGTGAAATCATACTAATTTCACCATTGCGCAATCTTAAATCACCATCAAACAACGGCTGAGTTAAAGTTCCACTGATTTTCCCTGCCAAAGACAAGGTACCGTTTAATTTGCGTACATCTGCTATAAATGGTTTTAATATCTTCAACTGAACTTCATTAAATGCCACTTCACCGCGCATTGGTTTTGAATCGACGTATGGATTGACAACCACACTCGCATAACCAGTACCAATATTCGGTGCTTTTAAATCTACACGGAGCAATAAACCATCTTTGATGCTTTTTGCAATAACACTGGCTTCATCATATTCCATAGAAGTTGATGGATCATTCGGATCTTCAGCCGCTAAGCCTATTTGACCTTTTTGCGTTACTAATTTTGCATCTAACTTCGGCTGAGTACCTTGCGCCCATGAAGCTTTTGCATAACCATTTAGCTTACCTGTTAATGCCAAACCTTCTGGCATAAAGGCTGCAAAATCTTGAAGATCTAAATTTTTAGTGATGAATGAAACATTACCATTTTGCTTACTTGCACGAATTGGCTGATCAAAGCACAGTTGGCTTTGTTGGCTCATCCAACAATGTTGACCAACAAACAATTCCGTTTTTGCTGAATTGAAAATTACAGGTGCATTTTGTTGCTGTAGTAAATGTACACGGACTGAGTCAAATTCACCTTTTTGGATTTGCCCTAACCAATCATTTTTCTGGGTAAATCCACCCGCAAGTTGTACATAGAATTTAGAATAATAGTTCCAAGCTTGAACTTGCAACAAATGTGCCTTGTATGTTCCAGATAGGGTCATAGCAGCATGTTGAATTTCTCGATCACCACTGCGTAATGTATCCATTTGCGCCACCATTTTAGATGGTACGGTATCAGAGGTTGGCATTTCCCCTTTTAAACTAAGTTTTTTAACACTTAGTGTGTCGCCAAAGGCAAAATTATCAACGGCTAAATTAGCTGTAGCACTTAAGCGAGGTTGCGCTTGTAAATTCAAATAACCATAAGCTTTACCACGCAAGCTTGGATACAGTTCATACAATGCAGGCGCATTCACTTTTAAACGTAGGTTTTGTGCATTTCCTGTTGCTTGAACTTGGTTTTGTGCATAAGACAAGAATAGGTCATTTGCCTCAAACTGTTGTGGCATAAATCCTTTTTGATTATTGTTTAAAACAACAGCAAGGTTACCTTTTCCGCGTAAAGGCTTACCATTAATCATCCCTGCAATATTTAATTGCTGAATATTAATTCTTTTTAGTTGATCAGACCAATTGCCTTGTGTTTTAACATTACCAGAAACCTCACCACGTACAGCAGAGACAAAGTATTGTGGCTTAAAGCGAACCAATGAGGCATTGATGTCCCAACCGATTCCATTGCTGATATGCACCAAACCATTGGCAAGTATTTTTCCAGCGATACCATCATGCTGAAATTCGCTAATTTTGATGAGCTCAGGAGTTCCTGCAACTTTAAGTTTGAGTAAGCCACTGCCTTGCTTCATTTGTGTTGCATTTAATGCACCATCGTAATTCACCGCAAAGCCTTTAAAACCACCACCCGCTTTTTGATCATGGAAAAGTACAGCAGCAGTACTCTTACCTGTTAACTGAATTGTTTCAGCATTGGCTTGACCTGCCATGCGCCCTGTTAAATTAATCGACTCTAAGTTGATAATTTGCTGATTTGGTTGTGCATATCCACTGGCTTTGAGCTGACCATTGAGTAAATTAACTGGTGCTGTATCAATAATACTTTGCGGATTAAAATTCTTCGCATTTAATAAAGCGTTCCATTTTAACTGGCGTTTCTCATCTGGTAATTCTACAACCGCACTCCCCGATAAAGCGCCTTGATCAGCTAGATAATTGAACTGTGGTACATGTAAGTCATTGCCTTTTAGATCAAGTTGAACATCGTATTTTCCAGCAGGCAGACTGCCTTTTTCATGCTTTTTCACTACTGTTGCGACATGAATGTTTTGCTGACCTTCAACAAGCGCTAATTTGACTTGCCCTTGCTCACTACTCAACCAACCAACATAGGGTACCGCACGATCAATATTTTTCCATGCAACATCCATTAACATTGGTTCAGGCTTTTTACCCTTTTGCTCTGCCTGATCTAATCTTACATTCCAATTTTCATACTTATCAAAATCAACTTTTGCAGATAAATGTAAGCCTTGTTTTAATTCACCAACTGAACCAATCTCAGCATCTAAAGATGGGGGTAAGAAATCCTGTACCACTTGTGGAATCAGCTTGTCTTTTGGATTTAGACGATCTAAACGACCTTTAATATCCCAATGCACATGATCTTGCCAACTGACTAACCCAGCCGCATTGATTGCGCCCCCCATCAACTGAGCATTTAAATTATTAATATTGAGTTGGTT containing:
- a CDS encoding long-chain-fatty-acid--CoA ligase → MQGRMMQQPLLISSLIEHATRYHSDTAIISKNTDGTITTTNWAQVAENSKRFANALSDFGLTLGDRVATIAWNNHRHLESWYAISGSGLVCHTINPRLFPEQLIFIINDAADKVVLFDKTFLPLIKAVKPHTPTVEHFVYLGAFDQDVADAIPDVKFYDVLIANHSAQFEWPELEENTASSLCYTSGTTGNPKGALYSHRSTILHTYAIALPDSLNLSAKDVMLPVVPMFHVNAWGTPYAAAMVGCTVVLPGPGLDGASLVHMIDEYKVSIALGVPTIWQGLLAAAQQSGSKLDSLKRNVVGGSACPAAMMKAFRDIYQCETIHAWGMTEMSPLGTGNQLKAKHLQLSDDEKLNIRLSQGRPPFGVDLRITDEENGTNEVARDGHTTGNLQVKGHWIIDSYYGKSSNALSADGWFDTGDIATINEDGYLLLSDRAKDLIKSGGEWISSVELENIAMNHPEIAMAAAIAAQHPKWDERPIVIAIKHKDSQITEQDLLDYYSDKIAKWQIPDKVIFVDSIPLTGTGKMLKRDLREQFGNVLLTE
- a CDS encoding M48 family metallopeptidase, with protein sequence MYDQKRIEKLEQALKENPKKYQARVTLLAWLGNLYIAFGVIVLLILLVLACLSILVLKAFAIKIIIPVAIFLYVIVRSLWVSVDKPQGIEIFQQDAPELFQIIHRLREQLNSPHFHHVLITEEFNAAVVQRPRLGILGHDENYLIIGLPLMQSLSTEQLTSVLAHEFGHLSKNHARAANWIYRQRIRWSQLYMLVEQNASRIDIIFRPFFKRFVPYFAAYSFPIARANEYEADRISVELTSAETVAETLSTVNIVGCYLNEEFWPTIFKHAEEMPKPNVSPYLGYVQRLTDFAQNDKTQLWLNQSLSLKTSFEDTHPSLQDRLDAIGQPAKVAWVSNEAKSDRLLGSRLIEITQIFDQKWQSDVLESWQNHYQNIQKQKEYLDELNQKIEQSVALTEDETIDHIDLTERIAHDPERAFQLCEVLYQQDSDNARVNFIYGQFLIERKNDLGCEILERAAELNEFYQVKVYETLQQFYLSQQNSTLADKYQLLLLDRVELEQNAMQEREQVTARDQFIPHALTDIELEALLSQLKAYSNIKKVYLVRKQTQYLAHVPCYVLGFSLKQGFGKVDEDAIVQTMRVLHENVAFAGETFLLSFDLAQTKQMKNKILKVQNSQLI
- a CDS encoding translocation/assembly module TamB domain-containing protein; translated protein: MADEEHQDVQNEQQNDQLEQEQAKKRHWLRNVLMSLLLVIILLITALVIMFSTDKGSKFLLDRVASSQKIIHYEYEGGNLLKGIILKNILVTLKPVDVKIDRADVSLGWRAILDKEIHLSHADVNNLQIISKSPPSDEPFKFNEIKLPFVLRLDKADVDHLEIKTASSKISFNDIHLEDTLWSETALKFKNSKMDMGYLSVRNATGSMDFKQGDYPLNATAIVKLPALKSINVEDIYVHARGSLGTIRAGIATKTPDMLTGWAVVHPMRPNVPMNGALIFKDYHLPFLLEQKLLAKSGKATFQGDIKGLNLDLNTDLSGQNIPQGQYTASAHTDLVNQLNINNLNAQLMGGAINAAGLVSWQDHVHWDIKGRLDRLNPKDKLIPQVVQDFLPPSLDAEIGSVGELKQGLHLSAKVDFDKYENWNVRLDQAEQKGKKPEPMLMDVAWKNIDRAVPYVGWLSSEQGQVKLALVEGQQNIHVATVVKKHEKGSLPAGKYDVQLDLKGNDLHVPQFNYLADQGALSGSAVVELPDEKRQLKWNALLNAKNFNPQSIIDTAPVNLLNGQLKASGYAQPNQQIINLESINLTGRMAGQANAETIQLTGKSTAAVLFHDQKAGGGFKGFAVNYDGALNATQMKQGSGLLKLKVAGTPELIKISEFQHDGIAGKILANGLVHISNGIGWDINASLVRFKPQYFVSAVRGEVSGNVKTQGNWSDQLKRINIQQLNIAGMINGKPLRGKGNLAVVLNNNQKGFMPQQFEANDLFLSYAQNQVQATGNAQNLRLKVNAPALYELYPSLRGKAYGYLNLQAQPRLSATANLAVDNFAFGDTLSVKKLSLKGEMPTSDTVPSKMVAQMDTLRSGDREIQHAAMTLSGTYKAHLLQVQAWNYYSKFYVQLAGGFTQKNDWLGQIQKGEFDSVRVHLLQQQNAPVIFNSAKTELFVGQHCWMSQQSQLCFDQPIRASKQNGNVSFITKNLDLQDFAAFMPEGLALTGKLNGYAKASWAQGTQPKLDAKLVTQKGQIGLAAEDPNDPSTSMEYDEASVIAKSIKDGLLLRVDLKAPNIGTGYASVVVNPYVDSKPMRGEVAFNEVQLKILKPFIADVRKLNGTLSLAGKISGTLTQPLFDGDLRLRNGEISMISLPVNLNNIQLYSSIRQDTATINGAFNSGRGVGQINGSIDWKNDPHVQLRVKGDKLLIRQAPLITAVVDTDIQLDALPLSRRIKVNGKVDVPSALISMPESSATVVNVSPDVRIVKEGQNQLAILKAAKPWDIRADVSVNLGDKVIFQGFNSRIPLIGRLYLSQRGLESAMRANGAIGVSQKVVIEAYGQRLDLNRAIARFNGPLANPTLDVDTNKSISGSTVGIRVTGTATSPNIQVYNDAGLSDQEAMNALITGRINEGSSGLSNAEGFKSDVNNTIAAAGISLGLGGTRAFTNQIGRTFGLSGLSFDAQGTGDDTQVSLTGYITPDLYIRYGVGVFTPVNKLTLRYQMNKRLYLEASQSLEKAIDLFYHWRF